The Hyphomicrobiales bacterium genome has a window encoding:
- a CDS encoding ABC transporter substrate-binding protein, with product MTTMKYRVNRRAALGLIGGSTASLLIPVPGARVNAQTLDKVSYQTNWRAQTEHGGFYLAAANGIYKKYGLDVEIRPGGPQQNPTQLLLGGRVDMIMGNSLEALSFAQENLPFLCIASIFQKDPQVLISHPGQGNDTLADLKGKPILIAAQARVGFWPFLKLKFGFRDEQIRPYTFNMAPFLADKTVSQQGFLSSEPFVIRKAGVEPVVHLLADAGFENYNTTITISRKMVQEKKELVQRFVDATLEGWAEYMKGGPNIAAANARILKDNPDMDQEKIDYALKVMNDRGIVLSGDALKLGIGAMTDARWASFAKTMTDAGVIPAGVDFKKAYSLDFVNKGIGKG from the coding sequence ATGACGACGATGAAATATCGCGTGAACCGGCGCGCCGCGCTCGGGCTGATCGGCGGCTCCACCGCCTCTCTGCTGATCCCGGTGCCGGGCGCGCGCGTCAACGCGCAGACGCTCGACAAGGTCAGCTACCAGACCAACTGGCGCGCCCAGACCGAACATGGCGGCTTCTATCTCGCCGCGGCCAACGGCATCTACAAGAAATACGGCCTCGACGTGGAGATCCGTCCCGGCGGCCCGCAGCAGAATCCGACGCAGCTCCTGCTCGGCGGCCGCGTCGACATGATCATGGGCAATTCGCTGGAGGCGCTGAGCTTCGCGCAGGAGAACCTGCCGTTCCTGTGCATCGCCTCGATCTTCCAGAAGGATCCGCAGGTCCTGATCTCGCATCCTGGCCAGGGCAACGACACGCTCGCCGACCTCAAGGGCAAGCCGATCCTGATCGCGGCGCAGGCCCGTGTCGGCTTCTGGCCGTTCCTGAAGCTGAAATTCGGCTTCCGCGACGAGCAGATCCGGCCCTACACCTTCAACATGGCGCCGTTCCTGGCCGACAAGACGGTCTCGCAGCAGGGCTTCCTGTCCTCCGAGCCCTTCGTCATCCGCAAGGCGGGCGTCGAGCCGGTGGTGCATCTCCTCGCCGATGCCGGCTTCGAGAACTACAACACCACCATCACGATCTCCCGGAAGATGGTTCAGGAGAAGAAGGAGCTGGTGCAGCGCTTCGTCGATGCGACGCTGGAAGGCTGGGCCGAATACATGAAGGGCGGGCCGAATATCGCTGCCGCCAATGCCCGGATCCTGAAGGACAATCCGGACATGGATCAGGAAAAGATCGATTACGCCCTCAAGGTGATGAACGATCGCGGCATCGTGCTGTCCGGCGATGCGCTGAAGCTTGGCATCGGCGCGATGACCGATGCGCGCTGGGCGAGCTTCGCCAAGACGATGACCGATGCCGGCGTGATCCCGGCGGGAGTCGACTTCAAGAAGGCCTACAGCCTCGACTTCGTGAACAAGGGCATCGGCAAGGGTTGA
- a CDS encoding hypothetical protein (Evidence 5 : Unknown function), which produces MTKWAVIAAAAAKHPPGQGPSDSLRNGSAASGQDSLDRH; this is translated from the coding sequence ATGACAAAATGGGCAGTAATCGCGGCAGCCGCAGCAAAACACCCACCCGGCCAGGGCCCTAGCGATTCCTTAAGGAATGGTAGCGCAGCCTCCGGACAGGACTCTCTCGACCGCCACTGA
- a CDS encoding ABC-type transport system involved in resistance to organic solvents, permease component USSDB6A has product MASVDTAEPQASIRDDAGTLAVALAGSWSADRAPRIEQLVGEIAKRMPRAGHARLDLSNVTRLDTLGAYILNRLKQHRERDGAAVDIVSDRPEHAILLAEVRVHDEDRTPEQRHFRVVDILVDIGQSVVRFGRDMVGGAMFLGEVVVGSASVVLGPRKFRGPSLVNQIELIAFNGAPIIMLISFLVGCIVAQQGIFQLQQFGASVFVVNLTGILILRELAVLLTSIMIAGRSGSAFTAEIGSMKMREEIDALRVMGLDPIEVLVVPRILALIISLPILTFISAMAGLVGAGLVTWLYGGIGVDTFLARLQSVITWKHFAVGLIKAPFMAFVIGLIASIEGLAVQGSAESLGRQVTASVVKAIFMVIVVDGLFAMFFASIEF; this is encoded by the coding sequence ATGGCGAGCGTTGACACCGCCGAACCGCAGGCGAGCATCCGCGATGATGCCGGCACGCTCGCCGTGGCGCTCGCGGGCTCCTGGAGCGCCGACCGCGCCCCCCGCATCGAGCAGCTCGTCGGGGAGATCGCCAAGCGTATGCCGCGAGCGGGGCATGCACGGCTCGATCTCTCGAACGTTACCCGTCTCGACACCCTCGGCGCCTATATCCTCAATCGCCTGAAGCAGCACCGGGAACGGGACGGCGCTGCCGTCGATATCGTCAGCGACAGGCCCGAGCATGCGATCCTGCTCGCCGAGGTCAGGGTCCATGACGAGGACAGGACGCCGGAGCAGCGCCATTTCCGCGTGGTCGACATCCTCGTCGACATCGGTCAGAGCGTGGTGCGCTTCGGGCGTGACATGGTCGGCGGCGCGATGTTCCTCGGCGAGGTCGTGGTCGGCTCGGCCAGCGTCGTCCTCGGGCCGCGCAAGTTCCGCGGCCCGTCGCTGGTCAATCAGATCGAGCTGATCGCCTTCAATGGCGCGCCGATCATCATGCTGATCTCGTTCCTGGTCGGCTGCATCGTCGCGCAGCAGGGCATCTTCCAGCTCCAGCAGTTCGGCGCCTCGGTCTTCGTGGTCAACCTGACCGGCATCCTGATCCTGCGCGAGCTCGCGGTGCTCCTGACCTCGATCATGATCGCCGGCCGCTCGGGCTCGGCCTTCACGGCCGAGATCGGCTCGATGAAGATGCGCGAGGAGATCGACGCGTTGCGGGTGATGGGTCTCGACCCCATCGAGGTGCTGGTCGTGCCGCGCATCCTCGCCCTGATCATCTCGCTGCCGATCCTGACCTTCATCTCGGCGATGGCGGGGCTCGTCGGCGCTGGCCTCGTCACCTGGCTCTATGGCGGGATCGGCGTGGATACCTTCCTCGCCCGGCTGCAATCGGTCATCACCTGGAAGCATTTCGCCGTCGGCCTGATCAAGGCGCCGTTCATGGCCTTCGTGATCGGGTTGATCGCCTCGATCGAGGGGCTGGCGGTCCAGGGATCGGCGGAATCGCTCGGCCGGCAGGTTACCGCCTCGGTGGTGAAGGCGATCTTCATGGTGATCGTCGTCGACGGTCTCTTCGCCATGTTCTTCGCATCGATCGAGTTTTGA
- a CDS encoding conserved hypothetical protein (Evidence 4 : Unknown function but conserved in other organisms), translating into MGDPRSLTPLSQADYEAIEAAVMETARGRWFMTEYAKRNRQADTLQLLGAIERIERVVGLGVQETSREANLIEAAALIGDLRNDLERFSGKAESRSSGLAVQIEKAAGTVLAATESIQEAAWGLREAGADDALCNKLDRHAAEISATIGTVDGLVQRIDKIADTIAMLDSSLRAFGEVSREPSTSFEIMAAAAEKSMAEAQSLPAMRRSLSDAGFAAPEEPPAPYQLNDEAVPETRLGTVHLLDDDLTFEDPAATAPEPQRVAAGYSEAGLREIDALQADRKLAYFV; encoded by the coding sequence ATGGGCGATCCCCGCTCGCTGACACCGCTGAGCCAGGCCGACTACGAGGCGATCGAAGCCGCGGTCATGGAAACCGCGCGCGGCCGCTGGTTCATGACCGAATATGCCAAGCGCAACCGTCAGGCCGACACTCTGCAACTCCTCGGCGCGATCGAGCGGATCGAACGGGTCGTCGGGCTCGGCGTGCAGGAGACCAGCCGGGAGGCAAACCTGATCGAGGCGGCCGCCTTGATCGGCGACCTGCGCAACGACCTCGAGCGCTTCAGCGGCAAGGCCGAGAGCCGGTCATCCGGGCTCGCCGTCCAGATCGAAAAGGCGGCCGGCACCGTCCTCGCCGCAACCGAGAGCATTCAGGAAGCCGCCTGGGGGCTGCGCGAAGCCGGCGCCGACGACGCCCTCTGCAACAAGCTCGACCGGCACGCGGCCGAGATTTCGGCCACCATCGGCACCGTCGACGGGCTGGTCCAGCGCATCGACAAGATCGCCGACACGATCGCGATGCTGGATTCGAGCCTGCGCGCCTTCGGCGAGGTCTCTCGCGAACCGAGCACCAGTTTCGAGATCATGGCCGCCGCGGCGGAGAAGAGCATGGCGGAGGCTCAGTCCTTGCCGGCCATGCGCCGCAGCCTGAGCGATGCCGGCTTCGCCGCGCCGGAAGAGCCGCCGGCGCCCTATCAGCTCAACGACGAGGCTGTTCCCGAGACGCGCCTGGGAACCGTGCATCTCCTCGACGACGATCTGACCTTCGAGGACCCGGCCGCCACGGCGCCGGAGCCGCAGCGCGTCGCAGCCGGCTATTCGGAGGCCGGCTTACGCGAGATCGACGCCCTCCAGGCCGACCGCAAACTCGCCTATTTCGTCTGA
- a CDS encoding MBL fold metallo-hydrolase — protein MKLKLLRNATLKLDYGGRTFLIDPDFGPRHSRRSFTGRSQNPMVDLPEPIEDIIAGVDTVIVSHLHADHFDEVAKARVPKDLPVICQPGDEGAIAQAGFSSITAIDCFVRLGPIVLKRHPAQHGTGAVVALMGSVMGLSFEAPGEPTLYWCGDSVLYPPLRDAVAATGPDIIVTHSCGAMWDNTLIVMDAAQTLDVAEAFPRATVIATHMEALDHATVSRTALRKAAKERGVDTRRLRIPADGETIELGVPALV, from the coding sequence ATGAAGCTCAAACTTCTCCGCAACGCGACGCTGAAACTCGATTATGGTGGCAGGACCTTCCTGATCGACCCTGATTTCGGCCCGCGCCACAGCCGTCGCTCCTTCACCGGGCGCTCGCAGAACCCGATGGTCGACCTGCCCGAGCCGATCGAGGACATCATTGCAGGCGTCGATACGGTGATCGTCTCGCATCTCCACGCCGATCATTTCGACGAGGTTGCCAAGGCACGGGTTCCGAAGGACCTGCCCGTGATTTGCCAGCCCGGCGACGAAGGTGCGATCGCACAGGCTGGCTTCTCCTCGATCACGGCGATCGACTGCTTCGTCCGGCTCGGCCCGATCGTGCTGAAGCGGCATCCGGCCCAGCACGGCACCGGCGCGGTCGTCGCGCTGATGGGCTCGGTCATGGGCCTGAGCTTCGAGGCGCCGGGCGAGCCGACGCTCTACTGGTGCGGCGACAGCGTGCTCTATCCGCCGCTGCGCGACGCCGTGGCCGCGACCGGGCCGGACATCATCGTCACCCATTCCTGCGGGGCGATGTGGGACAACACGCTGATCGTGATGGACGCCGCGCAGACACTCGATGTCGCGGAGGCCTTCCCGCGCGCGACCGTGATCGCGACGCATATGGAAGCGCTCGACCATGCAACCGTCAGCCGCACAGCCCTGCGCAAGGCGGCGAAGGAGCGCGGCGTGGATACGCGGCGCCTGCGTATCCCCGCCGATGGCGAGACTATCGAGCTCGGCGTGCCGGCGCTGGTTTAG
- a CDS encoding Phospholipid/cholesterol/gamma-HCH transport system ATP-binding protein, giving the protein MASPDISAAPAPQAGEPENVIRVRNLKVAFGEKVIMDGLDLDVRRGEILGFVGGSGQGKSVLTRTILGLVRKARGTIEVFGENVDTLTPQQRRVLERRSGVMFQQGALFSALTVKQNIQVPMREYLRLSPDLLDELAMVKLDLVGLPLDAADKVPSELSGGMIKRAALARALALDPEIVFLDEPTSGLDPIGAAEFDDLIITLKETLGLTVFMVTHDLDSLYHACDRIAALADKKVIAVGPLATMLASDHPWLKAYFGGERAMARLPAGERERSG; this is encoded by the coding sequence ATGGCCTCTCCCGACATATCCGCGGCCCCGGCGCCGCAGGCGGGCGAGCCCGAAAACGTGATCCGCGTCCGCAACCTCAAGGTCGCGTTCGGCGAGAAGGTCATCATGGACGGGCTCGATCTCGACGTGCGGCGCGGCGAGATTCTCGGTTTCGTCGGCGGTTCGGGGCAGGGCAAGTCCGTGCTGACGCGCACCATTCTCGGGCTGGTGCGCAAGGCGCGCGGGACGATCGAGGTCTTCGGCGAGAATGTCGACACGCTGACCCCGCAGCAGCGCCGCGTGCTCGAACGCCGCTCCGGCGTGATGTTCCAGCAGGGCGCGCTGTTCTCGGCACTGACCGTCAAGCAGAACATCCAGGTGCCGATGCGCGAATATCTGCGCCTTTCGCCGGATCTGCTGGATGAGTTGGCCATGGTGAAGCTCGATCTGGTCGGCCTGCCGCTCGATGCCGCCGACAAGGTTCCCTCGGAGCTCTCGGGCGGCATGATCAAGCGCGCGGCGCTCGCCCGCGCATTGGCGCTCGATCCCGAGATCGTCTTCCTCGACGAGCCGACCTCGGGGCTGGACCCCATCGGCGCGGCCGAGTTCGACGACCTCATCATCACGCTGAAGGAGACTTTGGGGCTCACCGTCTTCATGGTGACCCACGATCTCGACAGCCTGTATCATGCTTGCGACCGAATCGCCGCGCTGGCGGACAAGAAGGTGATCGCGGTTGGGCCGCTGGCGACGATGCTCGCTTCGGACCATCCGTGGCTGAAGGCATATTTCGGTGGCGAACGCGCCATGGCCCGGCTGCCGGCCGGCGAGCGGGAACGAAGCGGCTAG
- a CDS encoding hypothetical protein (Evidence 5 : Unknown function), which translates to MRYRAGTSWLQAGFRAFTIPNEVSGGSRHFSQKRAVIPDKPQSGADPESIEGRCSTMASGSALRLPGMTAFPERARGLQSAR; encoded by the coding sequence GTGAGGTATCGGGCCGGCACGAGCTGGCTTCAGGCCGGGTTCCGCGCATTCACGATCCCGAATGAGGTTTCCGGAGGGAGCCGTCACTTCTCACAAAAACGCGCCGTCATTCCGGACAAGCCGCAAAGCGGCGCCGATCCGGAATCCATCGAAGGGCGTTGCTCTACGATGGCTTCCGGGTCTGCGCTTCGCTTGCCCGGAATGACAGCGTTTCCTGAAAGGGCACGGGGCCTTCAATCCGCCCGATAG
- a CDS encoding ABC transporter, with the protein MTTEAPLFPVTKASRLAALVLAVGTLLAGCGGSTPTTFDLSAPSGFGRVGGSRAVMVVAEPTTVQALDSDRVIVRDSSGALSFVGGAQWADRIPALVQARLIQTFENASRIGSVSAPGQRIQPDVQLNTDIRSFNIDAASGMAVVEITARIVGDRTGQIQRARLFSARVPAGSVDGPGATQALNRALSQVLIEIVRWAR; encoded by the coding sequence ATGACGACCGAGGCTCCGCTCTTTCCGGTGACCAAGGCCAGCCGCCTCGCGGCGCTCGTGCTGGCCGTCGGCACCCTGCTCGCCGGCTGCGGCGGCTCGACGCCGACGACTTTCGATCTCTCCGCACCCAGCGGCTTCGGCCGCGTCGGCGGCTCCCGCGCCGTCATGGTGGTGGCCGAGCCAACGACGGTTCAGGCGCTCGATTCCGACCGGGTCATCGTTCGGGATTCGAGCGGGGCGCTCTCCTTCGTCGGCGGGGCGCAATGGGCGGACCGCATCCCGGCGCTGGTCCAGGCACGCCTGATCCAGACTTTCGAGAACGCCAGCCGGATCGGCTCGGTCTCGGCCCCCGGCCAGCGCATCCAGCCCGATGTGCAGCTGAACACCGATATCCGCAGCTTCAACATCGACGCCGCCAGCGGAATGGCGGTCGTGGAGATCACCGCCAGGATCGTCGGCGATCGCACCGGCCAGATCCAGCGCGCCCGCCTGTTCTCGGCCCGCGTGCCGGCCGGATCCGTCGATGGGCCGGGCGCGACCCAGGCGCTCAACCGCGCGCTCTCGCAGGTGCTGATCGAGATCGTGCGCTGGGCGCGCTGA
- a CDS encoding DNA helicase produces MMLSAPIHRLKRKARLLSRRERTPLHAALDRVAAEEGYRSWSLLVARQPAAGPAGTLLAQLSPGDLVLMAGRPGQGKTLASLALLAEAVRAGRRGVFFTLEYTPLDVADRLQALGIAPGELSGLFDCDCSDAISADYITRALGAAPPGTVAVIDYLQLLDQRRDTPELAVQVRSLRAFARERGLILVFISQVDRSYEASGKPFPDISDIRLPNPLDLSLFDKTCFLNRGEARFRAAA; encoded by the coding sequence ATGATGTTGTCCGCCCCGATCCATCGACTGAAGCGCAAGGCCAGGCTGCTGAGCCGCCGGGAACGAACGCCGCTCCATGCGGCTCTCGACCGCGTGGCCGCCGAGGAGGGGTATCGCAGCTGGAGTCTGCTGGTGGCGCGGCAGCCCGCGGCAGGACCAGCCGGCACGCTGTTGGCCCAGCTTTCGCCCGGAGATCTCGTGCTGATGGCGGGGCGGCCGGGCCAGGGCAAGACTCTGGCGAGCCTCGCCTTGCTGGCCGAAGCCGTTCGGGCGGGTCGGCGCGGTGTCTTCTTCACGCTCGAGTACACGCCTTTGGATGTCGCTGATCGCCTGCAGGCGCTCGGCATCGCTCCGGGCGAGCTTTCCGGCCTGTTCGATTGCGATTGCTCCGATGCGATCAGCGCCGACTACATCACCAGGGCGCTGGGGGCCGCACCGCCCGGCACCGTGGCCGTGATCGATTATCTGCAACTGCTCGATCAGCGCCGCGATACGCCGGAGCTGGCTGTTCAGGTCAGGTCGCTGCGGGCCTTCGCACGGGAGCGGGGGCTGATCCTGGTCTTCATCTCGCAGGTCGACCGCTCCTACGAAGCGTCGGGCAAGCCGTTTCCGGATATCTCGGATATACGCCTGCCGAATCCGCTCGACCTCTCCCTGTTCGACAAGACCTGCTTCCTCAATCGCGGCGAGGCACGCTTCAGAGCAGCGGCCTAG
- a CDS encoding Creatininase — protein MTARFWGDLKSSDFAALPPERTVAVLPLAAIEQHGPHLPVSVDTTVMNAMLAEAMPLVPADLDVLVLPTQAVCKSNEHLHSPGTLTIGWESAIRSWIEIGESVKRAGFRKLVLITSHGGNVDPMKIVARELRVGHGMLAVCTAWMSFGLPDGLFDELDIRHGIHGGDVETSLMLHFRPDLVDMGKAGHFKPHTVTMAEEGYTHLRPTGPHAFAWMAQDVNRAGAVGDASLATAAKGKATAALQAKGFVQLMADVARMPLDTLYRAD, from the coding sequence ATGACCGCACGTTTCTGGGGCGACCTGAAGAGTTCCGATTTCGCCGCGCTTCCGCCCGAGCGCACCGTGGCGGTGCTGCCGCTGGCGGCGATCGAGCAGCATGGCCCACATCTGCCGGTCTCGGTCGATACGACCGTGATGAACGCCATGCTGGCCGAGGCGATGCCACTGGTGCCGGCCGATCTCGACGTGCTCGTGCTGCCGACGCAGGCGGTCTGCAAGTCGAACGAACACCTGCATTCGCCGGGCACGCTGACGATCGGCTGGGAAAGCGCGATCCGCTCCTGGATCGAGATCGGTGAGAGCGTGAAGCGCGCCGGCTTCCGCAAGCTGGTGCTGATCACCTCGCATGGCGGCAATGTCGACCCGATGAAGATCGTCGCGCGCGAGCTGCGCGTCGGCCACGGCATGCTCGCCGTCTGCACGGCCTGGATGTCCTTCGGCCTGCCGGACGGCCTGTTCGACGAGCTCGACATCCGCCACGGCATCCATGGCGGCGATGTCGAGACCTCGCTGATGCTGCACTTCCGGCCCGACCTCGTCGACATGGGCAAGGCCGGGCATTTCAAGCCGCATACCGTGACGATGGCCGAGGAGGGCTATACCCATCTGCGCCCCACCGGCCCGCATGCCTTCGCCTGGATGGCGCAGGACGTGAATCGCGCCGGCGCGGTCGGCGATGCCAGCCTCGCGACGGCGGCGAAGGGCAAGGCCACCGCCGCGCTGCAGGCGAAGGGCTTCGTCCAGCTGATGGCCGATGTCGCGCGGATGCCGCTCGATACGCTCTATCGGGCGGATTGA
- a CDS encoding MCE family protein: protein MESRANYALVGLFTLAVLAAAFGFVYWFNSGAAGRRENVRVIFTGTVTGLGRGSSVLFNGLRVGEVTTIELQPDDPRRIYAVIQVASTTPLRDDTRARIEAQGLAGVVALQLIGGAPDAPVLAAKPGEAMPTIIAERSELQDIIETVRNVAQKADTMLTSLDGLIKQNAGPINNTVRNVERFSEALGKNSDGIDKLMSGFGNIAETIQPLSQRLQALSEELTGVVRSVDRQKIAGIIENVDKFTGALGGSSADVAKVVKDAASISAKLDRAADQVDGVLKAAQNFLNAGSGADGRSAFQEVADAAKSIRTLADNLDKRTAEITAGINRFTGPGLRDVESLAADGRRTLTELNRTLRNFERNPQQFIFGGRAPLPQYNGSR from the coding sequence ATGGAATCGCGCGCCAACTATGCACTTGTCGGCCTTTTCACGCTCGCGGTCCTCGCTGCGGCATTCGGCTTCGTCTACTGGTTCAACAGCGGCGCGGCGGGGCGCAGGGAGAACGTCCGCGTCATCTTCACCGGCACGGTGACTGGCCTCGGCCGCGGGTCGAGCGTGCTGTTCAACGGCCTGCGCGTCGGCGAAGTCACCACGATCGAATTGCAGCCGGACGATCCGCGCCGGATCTATGCGGTGATCCAGGTCGCCAGCACGACGCCGCTGCGCGACGACACCCGCGCCCGCATCGAGGCGCAGGGGCTGGCCGGCGTGGTCGCCCTGCAGCTGATCGGCGGCGCCCCTGACGCGCCGGTCCTGGCCGCCAAGCCCGGCGAGGCGATGCCGACGATCATCGCCGAGCGCTCCGAGCTGCAGGACATCATCGAGACCGTGCGCAACGTCGCGCAGAAGGCCGACACCATGCTCACCTCGCTCGACGGGCTGATCAAGCAGAATGCCGGCCCGATCAACAACACCGTCCGCAATGTCGAGCGCTTCTCCGAGGCACTCGGCAAGAACTCCGACGGCATCGACAAGCTGATGTCCGGCTTCGGCAACATCGCCGAGACGATCCAGCCGCTGTCGCAGCGGCTGCAGGCGCTGAGCGAGGAACTGACCGGCGTCGTCCGTTCGGTGGACCGGCAGAAGATCGCCGGCATCATCGAGAATGTCGACAAGTTCACCGGCGCGCTCGGTGGTTCGAGCGCCGACGTCGCCAAGGTGGTCAAGGACGCCGCCTCGATCTCGGCCAAGCTCGACAGGGCCGCCGATCAGGTCGACGGCGTGCTGAAGGCGGCCCAGAACTTCCTCAATGCGGGCTCGGGAGCGGATGGGCGCAGCGCCTTCCAGGAAGTCGCCGATGCCGCCAAGTCGATCCGTACCCTGGCCGACAACCTCGACAAGCGCACCGCCGAAATCACGGCCGGCATCAATCGCTTCACCGGGCCCGGGCTGCGGGACGTCGAGTCGCTTGCCGCCGATGGCCGCCGCACGCTGACGGAACTCAACCGCACGCTGCGGAATTTCGAGCGCAATCCGCAGCAGTTCATCTTCGGGGGCAGGGCGCCGCTCCCGCAATACAACGGATCACGCTAG
- a CDS encoding ABC transporter permease — protein MSAPLDMRASDGTDAQALPVAGAEARILGLPASIWPRIVAPVAIGVVVLALWEFAVRWNEVPSYVLPGPILIGQTLVADWGTLSGSLWITLKITFMALAAAVVVGVTLAVLFSQSKWLEMALLPYAVILQVTPVVAIAPLIIIWANDIDLSLLICAWIVAFFPILSNTILGLNSADHNLVNLFELYGASRWQTMRYLKLPAALPYFLAGLKISGGLALIGAVVAEFVAGTGGSASGLAYRILEAGYQLKIPRVFAALVMISLSGVAIFLATSLISYLLLHRWHESAIRREN, from the coding sequence ATGAGCGCTCCTCTCGACATGCGCGCCTCCGACGGCACTGACGCGCAGGCGCTGCCGGTTGCCGGTGCCGAAGCGCGGATTCTCGGCCTGCCGGCCAGCATCTGGCCGCGCATCGTCGCTCCCGTCGCGATCGGCGTGGTCGTGCTGGCGCTCTGGGAGTTCGCGGTTCGCTGGAACGAGGTTCCGTCCTATGTCCTGCCGGGGCCGATCCTGATCGGGCAGACGCTGGTGGCCGATTGGGGCACGCTTTCGGGCTCGCTCTGGATCACGCTGAAGATCACCTTCATGGCGCTCGCCGCCGCGGTCGTGGTCGGCGTGACGCTCGCGGTGCTGTTCAGCCAGTCGAAATGGCTGGAGATGGCGCTGCTGCCTTACGCTGTCATCCTGCAGGTCACGCCGGTCGTCGCCATCGCCCCGCTGATCATCATCTGGGCAAACGACATCGACCTGTCGCTGCTGATCTGCGCCTGGATCGTCGCCTTCTTCCCGATCCTGTCCAACACCATCCTTGGGCTGAATTCGGCGGACCACAACCTCGTCAACCTGTTCGAGCTCTACGGCGCCTCGCGCTGGCAGACGATGCGCTATCTCAAGCTGCCTGCGGCGCTGCCCTATTTCCTGGCCGGGCTGAAGATTTCCGGCGGCCTCGCGCTGATCGGCGCGGTGGTGGCCGAATTCGTCGCGGGGACGGGCGGCAGCGCCTCGGGCCTCGCCTATCGCATCCTGGAGGCGGGCTACCAGCTCAAGATCCCGCGCGTCTTCGCGGCGCTGGTGATGATCTCGCTGTCGGGCGTCGCGATCTTCCTGGCGACGAGCCTGATCTCGTATCTGCTGCTGCATCGCTGGCACGAGAGCGCGATCCGGCGCGAGAACTGA
- a CDS encoding ABC transporter ATP-binding protein, which yields MDTAYLSTPPGNESAGTPLVAVRHVSKRFANGTLAVRDVDLELGAGQFISLLGPSGCGKSTLLRMIAGLGAPSSGTITWPGETGAAQGSTGHGARDLGFVFQDPTLMPWANALANVMLPLKLRGVPRAEAEARAAEMLALVGLKGFEKSYPRELSGGMKMRVSIARALVMRPKILLMDEPFAALDEITRHRLNDDLLELWWRERFTAVFVTHSVFESVYLSQRIVVMAARPGRVMADLSVEADYPRDELFRTSGEYAHLCRVASTKLKEAIGR from the coding sequence TTGGACACGGCCTATCTAAGCACACCCCCGGGCAACGAGAGTGCCGGCACCCCGCTGGTGGCGGTCCGGCACGTCTCGAAGCGCTTCGCCAACGGCACGCTTGCGGTTCGCGATGTCGACCTCGAACTGGGGGCAGGGCAGTTCATCAGCCTGCTCGGCCCCTCCGGCTGCGGAAAATCGACCTTGCTGCGGATGATCGCGGGCCTCGGCGCGCCGAGCTCCGGCACGATCACCTGGCCCGGCGAAACCGGCGCGGCGCAGGGCAGCACCGGCCATGGCGCGCGCGATCTCGGCTTCGTCTTCCAGGACCCGACGCTGATGCCCTGGGCGAACGCGCTCGCCAACGTCATGCTGCCGCTGAAGCTGAGAGGCGTGCCGCGGGCGGAAGCCGAGGCCCGCGCGGCCGAGATGCTGGCGCTGGTCGGCCTCAAGGGCTTCGAGAAATCCTATCCGCGCGAGCTCTCGGGCGGCATGAAGATGCGCGTCTCGATCGCCCGCGCGCTGGTGATGCGCCCCAAGATCCTGCTGATGGACGAGCCCTTCGCCGCGCTCGACGAGATCACCCGTCACCGCCTCAACGACGATTTGCTGGAGCTGTGGTGGCGCGAGCGCTTCACGGCGGTCTTCGTCACCCATTCGGTGTTCGAGTCGGTCTATCTCTCGCAGCGGATCGTGGTGATGGCGGCCCGGCCCGGCCGCGTCATGGCCGACCTGTCGGTCGAGGCCGACTATCCCCGCGACGAACTGTTCCGGACTTCCGGCGAATACGCCCATCTCTGCCGCGTCGCCTCCACCAAGCTCAAGGAAGCGATCGGCCGATGA